A genomic region of Halococcus salsus contains the following coding sequences:
- a CDS encoding sulfite exporter TauE/SafE family protein yields the protein MVVSFALPFGLGLAALLIGIAFVSGIGITAIGPGGIFLTVALYALTSVDSAVIAGTVQVAFLATGLLGALAYIRSGELSRENLLLTGLLCIGSIGGALLGAWLNGFVSRELFGLLLGCLTGLTGVTIVYREYRDLGAISALTPETTRGKVGYLFLGVVLGTFSGLLGVGGPVIAVPALVILGVPMLFAVAVAQVQSVFIALFAAVGYLSQGAISPSLAVLVGAPLLAGVLLGWKIAHRIEPSRLKIVLGGILIVVTPYLAF from the coding sequence GTGGTTGTGAGCTTCGCTCTTCCGTTTGGACTCGGGCTGGCAGCTCTGCTTATCGGCATCGCTTTCGTTTCAGGAATCGGTATTACCGCGATCGGACCCGGTGGAATCTTTCTGACTGTTGCTTTGTATGCGCTCACGTCGGTTGATTCAGCAGTTATTGCTGGTACAGTGCAGGTTGCCTTTCTTGCGACGGGTCTGTTAGGTGCTCTTGCGTATATTCGATCGGGCGAACTCTCCAGAGAGAATCTGCTTCTAACTGGACTGCTCTGTATTGGGAGTATTGGAGGAGCACTGTTAGGCGCGTGGCTAAATGGATTCGTCTCCCGAGAGCTGTTTGGATTACTACTGGGCTGTCTTACCGGACTCACTGGCGTCACTATCGTCTATCGTGAATATCGTGATCTGGGAGCTATCAGCGCTCTTACTCCAGAAACCACTCGTGGGAAAGTGGGGTATCTCTTCTTGGGAGTCGTCCTTGGAACGTTTAGTGGCCTTCTCGGGGTTGGAGGACCAGTCATTGCAGTTCCAGCACTCGTGATTCTTGGAGTACCGATGCTGTTCGCTGTGGCTGTTGCCCAGGTACAATCCGTCTTTATCGCGCTGTTTGCTGCAGTAGGATATCTTTCTCAGGGAGCCATATCCCCTTCTCTCGCGGTTCTTGTAGGTGCTCCACTCTTGGCTGGTGTCCTCCTTGGATGGAAGATAGCTCATCGAATCGAACCATCTCGACTAAAAATAGTACTTGGTGGGATACTCATTGTTGTAACTCCTTACCTCGCGTTCTAA